A section of the Ensifer adhaerens genome encodes:
- a CDS encoding ImuA family protein, which yields MPRPVDNTVVSELRDRIQRLQGTSGRGRKVLPFGVAAIDQRLPGGGLSLGALHEVAGGGNGAIDGAAAALFCAGIAARSKGKVLWCVTRPDLFAPALAQVGLSPGRVIFVEAGDEKALLSCMEEGLRHGGLSVVAGELARLSMTASRRLQLAAESSGTIGIAIRRWRRQTEASDFGQPTASTTRWRVSVLPSAPLPVPGVGRARWLVELIRCRAGESADFEVEAPDAKGRIAVPSDLADGPSEAEARRHRAAG from the coding sequence ATGCCCCGTCCAGTCGACAATACCGTCGTCTCAGAACTTCGCGACCGCATCCAGCGTCTCCAAGGCACAAGCGGCCGCGGGCGAAAGGTCCTGCCTTTCGGCGTCGCCGCCATCGATCAACGCTTGCCCGGCGGGGGGCTTTCGCTTGGCGCGCTTCACGAGGTCGCCGGCGGCGGCAATGGCGCCATCGACGGCGCGGCTGCGGCACTCTTTTGCGCCGGCATCGCTGCCCGCTCGAAGGGCAAGGTGCTCTGGTGCGTGACACGCCCAGACCTCTTCGCGCCGGCGCTCGCCCAGGTGGGCCTATCGCCGGGCCGCGTCATATTCGTGGAGGCCGGAGACGAGAAGGCGCTTCTTTCCTGCATGGAGGAAGGCTTGCGTCATGGGGGTCTCAGCGTCGTCGCTGGCGAACTGGCCCGCCTTTCGATGACGGCCTCGCGCCGGTTGCAGCTTGCAGCCGAAAGCTCAGGGACAATCGGGATCGCGATCCGCCGCTGGCGAAGGCAGACGGAGGCCTCGGATTTCGGGCAGCCGACCGCTTCGACGACACGCTGGCGGGTTTCCGTCCTGCCTTCGGCGCCACTACCCGTTCCCGGCGTCGGCCGCGCGCGCTGGCTCGTCGAGCTTATCCGTTGCCGCGCCGGCGAAAGTGCAGATTTCGAAGTGGAGGCCCCCGATGCCAAGGGTCGTATCGCTGTTCCTTCCGACCTGGCCGACGGACCGTCTGAGGCGGAAGCTCGCCGACACCGCGCCGCCGGCTGA
- the dinB gene encoding DNA polymerase IV, which produces METAVRLRKIIHVDMDAFYASVEQRDNPELRGFPIAVGHGEARGVVAAASYEARKFGVHSAMPSVTAKRKCPDLIFVRPRFDAYRAVSQEIHAIFAQYTPLIEPLSLDEAYLDVTENLKGMEVATEIAEEIRGQIKARTGLTASAGVSYNKFLAKMASDQRKPDGLFVITPKNGPAFVEALPVKKFHGVGPATTERMHRLGIETGADLRARDIAFLQQHFGKSGPYFYWIARGVDERQVKPDRVRKSIGAEDTFSTDIHDFEAARSGLQPLIEKVWRYCEVNRIHAKTVTLKVKWGDFTQITRSKTVTAPIASAGELADVSRLLLSPLFPLTKGIRLLGVSLSSLEKRAVEDRPQLAFAL; this is translated from the coding sequence ATGGAAACGGCTGTCCGATTACGCAAGATCATCCACGTTGACATGGATGCTTTCTATGCCTCCGTCGAGCAACGGGACAATCCTGAGCTCCGCGGGTTCCCGATCGCTGTCGGCCATGGCGAAGCGCGCGGCGTCGTGGCAGCGGCAAGCTATGAGGCGCGCAAGTTCGGCGTCCATTCGGCCATGCCGTCGGTAACGGCCAAACGCAAATGCCCCGACCTGATATTCGTGAGACCGCGCTTTGATGCCTATCGCGCGGTGTCTCAGGAGATTCACGCGATTTTTGCGCAGTACACGCCGCTGATCGAGCCGTTGTCGCTCGATGAGGCCTATCTCGACGTGACCGAGAACCTGAAGGGAATGGAGGTTGCAACCGAGATTGCCGAGGAAATCCGCGGGCAGATCAAGGCCCGGACCGGACTGACGGCGTCCGCCGGCGTTTCCTACAATAAGTTTCTCGCCAAGATGGCGTCCGACCAGAGGAAGCCCGACGGCCTCTTCGTCATCACGCCGAAAAATGGCCCGGCCTTCGTCGAGGCCCTACCGGTCAAGAAGTTTCATGGCGTCGGGCCGGCAACGACTGAACGCATGCACAGGCTCGGCATAGAAACGGGAGCCGACCTCAGGGCGCGCGACATTGCCTTTTTGCAGCAGCACTTCGGTAAGTCAGGGCCATATTTCTATTGGATCGCCCGCGGTGTCGATGAACGGCAGGTCAAACCCGACCGGGTGCGCAAGTCGATCGGCGCGGAAGATACCTTCTCCACCGACATCCACGATTTCGAGGCGGCGCGCTCAGGCCTTCAGCCGCTGATCGAGAAGGTCTGGCGCTATTGCGAGGTCAACCGCATTCACGCAAAGACGGTAACGCTGAAGGTGAAATGGGGAGATTTCACGCAGATAACCCGAAGCAAGACCGTCACCGCTCCGATCGCAAGCGCAGGCGAACTCGCCGACGTCTCGAGGCTGCTGCTCTCACCCCTTTTTCCTCTCACGAAAGGTATTCGCCTTTTGGGCGTGTCGCTGTCATCGCTCGAAAAAAGGGCAGTGGAAGACAGGCCCCAGCTTGCCTTCGCGCTCTAA
- a CDS encoding DUF6766 family protein, translated as MVIGCSGFAYVDQQSALGQSPETAAYVIEMSRDTLENWQSEFLQLLWQVGGLAFFLFVGSPQSKEGTDRVEAKLDELLKPLDPEKGKAVIDRLDDHYGGRPTGQPHQHRP; from the coding sequence TTGGTCATTGGGTGTTCGGGGTTTGCGTATGTCGATCAGCAGAGTGCATTGGGGCAATCGCCAGAGACAGCCGCATATGTTATCGAAATGTCGCGCGATACGCTGGAAAACTGGCAGTCGGAATTCCTGCAACTCCTTTGGCAGGTTGGGGGTCTCGCGTTTTTCCTGTTCGTCGGCTCTCCGCAATCGAAGGAGGGGACGGACCGGGTCGAAGCAAAGCTGGATGAATTGCTGAAGCCTCTTGACCCGGAAAAGGGCAAGGCGGTCATCGACAGGCTCGATGACCATTATGGTGGTCGACCTACGGGCCAGCCGCATCAACACAGGCCTTGA
- a CDS encoding SOS response-associated peptidase, giving the protein MCNLYNITTTRDAVMQFTKALRDRAGWNEPSLDVYPGYQAPVVRVRQDGQREITRTTWGMPSPPEVVKNYDHGVTNIRNLNSPHWRRWLGQTSRCVVPFTSFAEPDPAAKVPGGKIPNAWFAGNNDRPLMFFAGFWTPWKGVRRVRDGEREYELFGFLTTSPNEIVAPIHFKAMPVMLTTPGEVDLWLTGSWGEIKHLQRPLPGNMLVIVEPPAAPTEGLLL; this is encoded by the coding sequence ATGTGCAACCTCTACAACATCACGACCACGCGCGACGCGGTGATGCAGTTTACCAAGGCCCTGCGCGACAGGGCCGGCTGGAACGAGCCTTCGCTTGACGTCTATCCGGGCTACCAGGCGCCGGTCGTGCGTGTCCGCCAAGACGGCCAGCGCGAGATCACGCGCACCACCTGGGGCATGCCCTCCCCACCTGAAGTCGTGAAGAACTATGATCACGGCGTCACCAATATCCGCAATCTCAATTCGCCGCACTGGCGGCGGTGGCTCGGTCAAACCAGCCGCTGCGTCGTGCCGTTCACCTCGTTTGCCGAGCCTGATCCGGCAGCGAAGGTCCCAGGAGGCAAGATCCCGAACGCCTGGTTTGCAGGCAACAACGACCGGCCCTTGATGTTCTTTGCCGGGTTCTGGACGCCCTGGAAGGGTGTCAGGCGCGTGCGCGACGGCGAGCGCGAATACGAGCTCTTCGGCTTCCTCACCACGTCGCCGAACGAGATCGTCGCTCCCATCCACTTCAAGGCGATGCCGGTGATGCTGACGACGCCTGGGGAAGTGGACCTGTGGCTCACCGGATCCTGGGGCGAGATCAAGCATCTGCAACGGCCTCTTCCGGGCAACATGCTGGTGATCGTCGAGCCGCCAGCAGCACCGACCGAAGGTCTGCTGCTGTGA